In Flavivirga abyssicola, the following are encoded in one genomic region:
- a CDS encoding energy transducer TonB, producing the protein MESKKNPKANVGRNSSLYFAIGLALMLFLTNYAINYKTYDKSDTDIGMVDMDEELEEEIPITEQIQTPPPPPPPPAAPEVIEIVEDEVEIEETVIESTEVDQETEIVEVEEVEVEEVDEDIDVPFSVIENVPVFPGCEKEKNNTKKRDCMSKKIAQFVNRKFNTELASDLGLSGRQRINVIFKIDKTGNITGIRARAPHPGLEKEATRVIGLLPKMKPGKQRGKPVNVPYSLPIIFQVQD; encoded by the coding sequence ATGGAATCTAAAAAAAATCCCAAAGCTAATGTTGGACGTAACAGTTCACTTTACTTCGCTATTGGTTTAGCATTAATGTTATTTTTAACAAACTATGCTATTAATTATAAAACGTATGATAAGTCCGATACAGATATAGGAATGGTCGATATGGATGAAGAATTGGAAGAAGAAATCCCAATTACTGAACAAATACAAACACCTCCACCTCCACCACCTCCACCAGCAGCACCAGAAGTAATTGAGATTGTTGAAGATGAAGTTGAAATAGAAGAAACAGTTATAGAATCTACAGAAGTTGATCAAGAGACTGAGATTGTTGAGGTAGAGGAAGTAGAAGTAGAGGAAGTAGATGAAGATATAGATGTACCGTTTTCAGTAATTGAAAATGTACCTGTTTTTCCAGGGTGTGAGAAAGAGAAAAACAATACTAAGAAAAGAGATTGTATGTCTAAAAAAATAGCACAATTTGTTAATAGAAAATTCAATACAGAATTAGCTAGTGACTTAGGGCTATCAGGAAGACAGCGTATCAATGTGATTTTTAAAATAGATAAAACTGGTAATATTACTGGTATTCGTGCAAGAGCACCGCATCCAGGTTTAGAAAAAGAAGCAACGCGTGTTATTGGTCTATTGCCAAAAATGAAGCCAGGAAAACAACGTGGAAAACCTGTAAACGTTCCATATTCGTTACCAATAATTTTCCAAGTACAAGATTAA
- a CDS encoding energy transducer TonB, which translates to MKKSQKHDANLQKNTTLYFQIGLIVCLLAVFGLLEMKFETNVPTYGGDPPLDEPYSIDIPIVKPELPTIKEPIEQKQKKQSNTYVEVPDDTPVDPVIDKPLDPIVNTNPPIDPDDINLVDKPPVEVFIPVNLVQVVPIYPGCEKKKSNDERRKCMSKKIDKLIQRKFDTDLGSEFGLSGRQVIRTLFKIDKNGKITDIRIRAPHPGLEKEAERIINIIPEMTPAKQQNKNVGVTYTLPIVFDVHN; encoded by the coding sequence GTGAAAAAATCACAAAAGCATGATGCAAATTTACAAAAAAACACGACCCTTTACTTTCAAATAGGGTTAATTGTATGTCTACTGGCAGTCTTTGGCTTGTTAGAGATGAAGTTTGAAACTAATGTTCCAACTTATGGTGGAGATCCTCCGTTAGATGAGCCTTATAGTATCGATATTCCAATAGTAAAACCTGAGCTTCCAACTATTAAAGAACCTATTGAGCAAAAACAGAAGAAGCAATCGAATACTTATGTAGAAGTACCAGACGATACTCCTGTAGACCCTGTGATAGATAAACCATTAGATCCAATTGTAAACACAAATCCACCAATAGACCCAGATGACATAAATTTAGTAGATAAGCCGCCAGTAGAGGTGTTTATACCTGTTAACCTAGTTCAAGTAGTACCAATCTATCCTGGTTGTGAAAAGAAAAAATCGAACGATGAAAGACGAAAGTGTATGTCGAAAAAAATAGACAAACTCATCCAAAGAAAATTTGATACAGATTTGGGAAGTGAATTTGGACTTTCTGGAAGGCAAGTTATACGTACTTTATTTAAAATAGATAAAAACGGTAAGATTACCGATATTAGAATTAGAGCCCCACATCCTGGTTTAGAAAAAGAAGCTGAACGGATTATTAACATTATCCCAGAAATGACACCAGCGAAACAACAAAACAAAAATGTAGGGGTAACTTATACATTACCAATAGTATTTGATGTACATAACTAA
- a CDS encoding gliding motility protein RemB, which produces MKRFILLFLLLVQYNSYSQDTFLAEKPPVFPNCENVVIDSLQQCFDRNVFEHIYKNFKEPQRVHDEKYKGEVVVLFEVDTIGQFRVIYIDAIYKELKEETKRVFSTLPKIKPATYNSRKTYKQYALPIKIPLVNQSVKTQDLAKENTISKLEQQSKAEFDNVNADLRTFEDKAYESQLNIQFTHSDYSRFDRSMNLVGTNSHTASKPFMYDEVSKYYDFKAEKEKLKKETDTWVGRKLWNEHLVQLQGKDYWFTVDPIFDLQVGKDTDADFSSTYNNTRGILVQGGLGKNFNFYTSVFESQGRFAQYVNQYAESLKAFGPDPAIIPGRGIAKRFKTDSYDYPVAEAYLSYSPAKFINVQFGHGKNFIGDGYRSLLLSDVTSPHPFLKLNTKFWKIKYTSTWMWLKDVRPEVVADKAFLTKYIANHYLSWNVSKRLNVGLFESVLWTNSNDRGFDINYINPIIFYRAIEFETGQGAGNALLGASAKYKWNDNINIYGQFILDEFSLSDVKAGEKSWKNKFGYQLGVKYFNAFKVDNLLLQFEYNRVRPYTYSHNTIVLNYAHNNQSMAHLWGANFSEAILIGRYRYKRWFADAKLIYGIRGLDFNDGTDNFSYGGDIYRDYNERPFDTGVEVGQGIKTKTFNGNLQAGYLINPASNLKVFADISFRDFNPEAETTATFKSNTVWFNFGLRTDLFNWYFDF; this is translated from the coding sequence ATGAAGAGATTCATTCTACTGTTTCTACTTTTAGTTCAATACAACAGTTATTCACAAGATACCTTTTTAGCCGAAAAACCACCTGTTTTTCCAAACTGTGAAAATGTAGTCATTGATTCTTTACAACAATGTTTTGATAGAAATGTATTCGAACATATTTATAAGAATTTTAAGGAGCCTCAAAGGGTCCATGATGAAAAATATAAAGGAGAAGTTGTTGTTCTTTTTGAAGTAGATACCATAGGGCAATTTAGAGTTATTTACATTGACGCTATTTACAAGGAATTAAAGGAAGAAACCAAACGTGTATTTTCAACTTTACCAAAAATAAAACCAGCTACTTATAATAGTAGAAAAACGTATAAGCAATATGCGTTACCTATAAAGATTCCTTTAGTTAATCAATCCGTGAAAACACAAGACTTAGCAAAAGAGAATACCATATCTAAACTAGAACAGCAATCAAAAGCCGAATTTGATAATGTTAATGCCGATTTAAGAACTTTTGAAGATAAAGCTTACGAGAGCCAATTAAACATCCAGTTTACACATAGCGACTATTCAAGATTTGATAGAAGTATGAATCTTGTGGGAACTAATAGCCATACAGCTTCAAAACCATTTATGTACGATGAGGTTTCCAAATACTACGATTTTAAGGCCGAAAAAGAAAAATTAAAAAAAGAAACAGATACCTGGGTAGGAAGAAAACTTTGGAATGAACATTTAGTACAATTACAAGGTAAAGACTATTGGTTTACAGTCGACCCAATATTCGATTTACAAGTGGGTAAAGATACCGATGCTGATTTTAGTTCCACATACAATAATACAAGAGGTATACTAGTTCAAGGAGGCTTAGGGAAAAATTTTAATTTTTATACATCAGTATTTGAAAGTCAAGGTAGATTTGCTCAATATGTAAATCAATACGCCGAAAGCTTAAAAGCTTTTGGTCCAGATCCTGCCATTATTCCGGGTCGTGGTATTGCCAAGCGTTTTAAAACGGATTCTTACGATTATCCGGTAGCAGAAGCTTATTTATCCTACTCACCGGCAAAATTTATAAATGTTCAATTTGGACATGGTAAAAATTTTATAGGCGATGGGTATCGGTCATTATTACTTAGCGATGTAACAAGTCCCCATCCATTTTTAAAGTTAAACACCAAGTTTTGGAAAATAAAATATACCAGCACTTGGATGTGGTTAAAAGATGTAAGACCAGAAGTTGTAGCCGATAAAGCATTTTTAACTAAGTATATCGCAAACCATTATTTAAGTTGGAATGTATCCAAACGATTAAATGTCGGATTATTTGAATCGGTACTTTGGACAAACTCTAACGATAGAGGTTTCGATATAAATTATATAAATCCTATTATCTTTTATAGAGCCATAGAGTTTGAAACAGGACAAGGAGCAGGGAATGCACTTCTTGGTGCGTCGGCCAAATATAAATGGAACGATAACATAAATATATACGGTCAATTTATTTTAGATGAATTTTCACTTAGTGATGTTAAGGCCGGTGAAAAAAGTTGGAAAAATAAGTTTGGCTACCAATTGGGGGTTAAATATTTTAATGCTTTTAAGGTTGATAATTTATTATTACAATTTGAGTATAATAGAGTGAGGCCTTATACATATTCACATAACACTATAGTGCTAAATTATGCGCATAATAATCAATCGATGGCCCACTTATGGGGCGCAAATTTTAGTGAAGCTATTTTAATTGGACGTTACCGTTACAAACGTTGGTTTGCCGATGCAAAACTTATTTATGGTATCCGCGGATTAGATTTTAACGATGGAACAGATAATTTTAGTTACGGAGGTGATATCTATAGAGATTATAATGAAAGACCTTTTGATACTGGTGTTGAAGTAGGGCAAGGTATAAAAACCAAAACGTTTAACGGTAATTTACAAGCAGGTTACCTTATTAATCCAGCATCCAATCTAAAGGTGTTTGCAGATATTAGTTTTAGAGACTTTAATCCTGAAGCAGAAACTACAGCAACCTTTAAAAGCAATACCGTTTGGTTTAATTTTGGTCTTAGAACCGATCTGTTTAATTGGTATTTCGATTTCTAA
- the cyoE gene encoding heme o synthase produces MSNSKSSLATPSVISDFKEITKMRLALSVVFSSLAGYLLGVDTVDFKTLTLLAFGGYFMVGASNAFNQIIEKDLDALMKRTQNRPIPAGRMSVTTAFIIASLFTLLGVIILYTINKQTAMFGAISIFLYTCVYTPLKTKTPLAVFVGAIPGAIPFMLGWVAATDDFGIEPGTLFALQFFWQFPHFWAIGWFLFDDYKKGGFFMLPTGKQDKGTAVQTIMYTIWTLLVSIIPVFGFTGTLQLSIVAAILVFILGLGMLYYAIRLFKEMTEKAAKQLMLASVSYITLVQIVYVIDKFIR; encoded by the coding sequence TTGAGCAATTCAAAATCTTCATTAGCAACACCTTCTGTTATTTCAGATTTTAAAGAGATCACTAAAATGCGGTTAGCATTAAGTGTGGTTTTTTCATCGTTGGCAGGTTATTTATTGGGGGTTGATACTGTCGATTTTAAAACGTTAACACTATTAGCATTTGGAGGCTATTTTATGGTAGGGGCATCGAATGCTTTTAATCAAATTATTGAAAAAGACCTGGACGCCTTAATGAAGCGTACTCAGAATAGGCCTATTCCAGCTGGGCGGATGTCTGTAACCACGGCATTCATCATAGCATCTCTTTTTACTTTATTAGGTGTTATTATTCTATACACCATCAACAAGCAAACGGCCATGTTTGGTGCTATTTCAATATTTTTATACACCTGTGTATACACGCCTTTAAAAACTAAAACACCGCTGGCTGTTTTCGTAGGTGCTATTCCAGGAGCCATCCCTTTTATGTTAGGATGGGTGGCCGCTACAGATGATTTTGGGATAGAACCAGGCACCTTATTCGCTTTACAGTTTTTTTGGCAATTCCCTCACTTTTGGGCAATTGGTTGGTTTTTGTTTGATGATTATAAAAAAGGAGGATTCTTTATGCTGCCAACAGGAAAGCAAGATAAAGGAACGGCGGTACAAACTATTATGTATACCATTTGGACATTACTAGTGTCTATTATCCCCGTATTTGGATTTACAGGGACATTACAATTATCAATTGTTGCTGCCATATTAGTTTTTATTTTAGGATTAGGTATGTTGTATTATGCCATTCGATTGTTTAAAGAAATGACTGAAAAAGCAGCAAAACAACTCATGTTAGCTAGTGTTTCCTATATAACACTTGTTCAAATAGTGTATGTAATAGATAAATTTATAAGATAA
- a CDS encoding cytochrome c oxidase subunit 3 → MDLTQGTQEEKNNRAKKMMLWFGIISLIMSFMGWTSAFIVSSSRPDWLKDFVLPNAFLISTVVIVISSISFILAKKALKSGNRNMTTLWLFVTLILGAIFIFNQFSGFQQIIDLGYNFTGPTSNVTMSYIYLIAIVHILHVVVGLICLLVVIYNHFKQKYDATKMLGLELAATFWHFIDILWVYLFLFLYFIR, encoded by the coding sequence ATGGATTTAACTCAAGGAACACAAGAAGAAAAAAATAATAGAGCGAAAAAAATGATGCTTTGGTTTGGTATCATTTCACTAATTATGTCTTTTATGGGATGGACAAGTGCTTTTATTGTAAGTAGCTCCAGACCAGATTGGTTAAAAGATTTTGTATTGCCTAATGCTTTTTTAATAAGTACCGTGGTGATAGTTATTAGTAGTATATCTTTCATTTTAGCTAAAAAAGCTTTAAAAAGTGGAAATAGAAACATGACGACACTTTGGTTATTTGTAACACTTATTTTAGGCGCTATTTTTATTTTTAATCAATTTTCAGGCTTTCAGCAAATAATAGATTTAGGTTATAATTTTACTGGACCAACCAGTAACGTAACCATGTCTTATATTTATTTAATAGCCATAGTGCATATTTTGCACGTGGTTGTTGGGTTAATTTGTTTGTTGGTAGTAATTTATAATCATTTTAAACAAAAGTATGATGCGACGAAAATGCTTGGCTTAGAACTTGCAGCAACCTTTTGGCATTTTATAGATATACTATGGGTTTATCTCTTTTTGTTTTTATATTTCATTCGATGA
- a CDS encoding cytochrome c oxidase subunit 3: MSTTVVNTGTEGKTWGGATKPLNASYGKMMMWFFIVSDALTFSGFLAAYGFSRFKFIDSWPIADEVFTHFPFLHGVNAPMYYVAFMTFILIMSSVTMVLAVDAGHHLNKAKVTIYMFLTIIGGLIFVGSQAWEWGTFIKGDYGAVQTKGGNILQFVDTEGHRVALRDFVVADSHADRTQHERKSGLWFVSEGTLPTYTVEEVMHGLEAHDNVLVRTQIINEAGEKTILSRAESLKQIKDNGKVVVEGANLHVNEYGSPLFADFFFFITGFHGFHVFSGVIINIIIFFNVILGTYERRKNYEMVEKVGLYWHFVDLVWVFVFTFFYLV; encoded by the coding sequence ATGAGTACTACAGTTGTAAATACTGGAACAGAAGGTAAAACTTGGGGGGGAGCAACAAAGCCTCTAAACGCAAGTTATGGTAAAATGATGATGTGGTTTTTCATCGTTTCGGATGCTTTAACATTCTCTGGGTTTTTAGCAGCCTATGGATTTTCAAGATTTAAGTTTATTGATTCATGGCCAATAGCCGATGAAGTGTTTACGCACTTTCCTTTTTTACATGGTGTAAATGCACCTATGTATTATGTGGCTTTTATGACGTTTATTCTTATTATGTCATCTGTAACGATGGTATTAGCGGTAGATGCTGGACATCATTTAAATAAAGCTAAAGTTACTATTTATATGTTTTTAACCATTATTGGTGGTTTAATATTCGTAGGCTCTCAAGCTTGGGAATGGGGAACATTTATTAAAGGTGATTATGGAGCTGTACAAACTAAAGGAGGTAATATTTTACAGTTTGTAGATACAGAAGGACATAGGGTTGCATTAAGAGATTTTGTTGTAGCCGATTCACATGCAGACAGAACACAACATGAGCGTAAAAGTGGTTTATGGTTTGTTTCTGAAGGAACATTGCCAACATATACTGTTGAAGAAGTTATGCATGGCTTAGAAGCTCACGACAATGTTTTAGTAAGAACGCAGATCATTAATGAAGCAGGTGAAAAAACTATTTTATCTAGAGCCGAGTCGTTAAAACAGATAAAGGACAATGGAAAAGTTGTTGTTGAAGGCGCTAATTTACATGTTAATGAATACGGTTCACCTTTATTTGCAGACTTCTTTTTCTTTATAACTGGTTTTCACGGTTTCCACGTATTTTCTGGAGTTATTATAAACATCATTATTTTCTTTAATGTGATTTTAGGAACTTACGAGAGACGTAAAAACTACGAAATGGTAGAAAAAGTGGGGTTATACTGGCACTTTGTAGATTTAGTTTGGGTATTTGTATTTACATTCTTTTACCTGGTTTAA
- a CDS encoding cytochrome C oxidase subunit IV family protein: MAHEHKLAIFRGLIKFKSNTQKIWGVLIFLSIVTAVEVVLGILKPESLMGQVLGMKALNWIFIILTIVKAYYITWDFMHMRDELKSLRRMVVWTAIFLILYLIFILLQEGGYVFDVYKDGFIKRDF, translated from the coding sequence ATGGCACACGAACATAAATTAGCAATATTTAGAGGTTTAATTAAGTTTAAATCGAATACTCAAAAAATATGGGGCGTTTTAATCTTTCTAAGTATTGTAACAGCCGTAGAGGTTGTATTAGGTATTTTGAAACCAGAAAGTTTAATGGGACAAGTTTTAGGAATGAAAGCCTTAAACTGGATATTCATTATTTTAACTATTGTAAAAGCATATTATATTACTTGGGATTTCATGCATATGCGTGACGAGTTAAAATCTTTAAGACGTATGGTTGTCTGGACTGCTATATTCTTAATTCTATATCTAATATTTATTTTGTTACAAGAAGGCGGTTACGTGTTCGACGTATATAAAGATGGATTTATAAAAAGAGATTTTTAA
- a CDS encoding SCO family protein: MSKKTNYSYIGIAFIILVFGIIFIPKIVDRISNKDIIRNESRSDFANDKKPSMSDLAFIKINGEPKKVPAFSFTNQYGKTITNKDYEGKVYVVEFFFTTCPTICPRMNENLIQIQNTFKDFNDFGVASFTINPDYDTPEILKAYADKYGVTNPNWHLMTGDKETIYELSNKGFNLYTAEEEDVLGGFEHSGNFALIDKNGFIRSRKDNFGNPIIYYRGIVSEAEQVDDEGVKEEISALKEDIKKLLSE, from the coding sequence ATGAGTAAAAAAACGAACTATTCATATATAGGAATTGCATTTATCATTCTGGTTTTTGGCATTATTTTCATTCCCAAAATTGTAGATAGAATTTCTAATAAAGATATTATTAGAAACGAAAGCAGAAGTGATTTTGCAAATGATAAAAAGCCAAGCATGTCAGATTTAGCTTTTATCAAAATAAACGGTGAACCCAAAAAAGTACCAGCCTTTTCTTTTACAAACCAATATGGAAAAACGATAACTAATAAAGACTATGAAGGCAAGGTTTATGTTGTAGAATTCTTTTTTACAACATGTCCGACTATTTGTCCTAGAATGAATGAGAACTTAATTCAAATTCAAAATACCTTTAAAGATTTTAATGATTTTGGTGTCGCATCATTCACTATAAACCCAGACTATGATACCCCAGAAATTCTTAAAGCCTATGCAGATAAATATGGCGTTACAAATCCTAATTGGCATTTAATGACAGGAGATAAAGAAACCATTTATGAACTATCAAATAAAGGGTTTAATTTATACACTGCCGAAGAAGAAGATGTATTAGGTGGTTTTGAGCATTCAGGTAATTTCGCTTTAATTGATAAAAACGGATTTATTCGGTCGAGGAAAGATAATTTTGGCAATCCTATTATTTATTATAGAGGTATTGTTTCTGAGGCAGAACAGGTTGATGATGAGGGCGTAAAAGAAGAAATTAGTGCATTAAAAGAAGATATTAAAAAGTTGCTTAGTGAATAA
- a CDS encoding DUF420 domain-containing protein, with protein MSIEKEIIDDKKYNKLIVVLSVLIPIVVAILFGVKIPNVEPLTFLPPIYASINGVTALVLMFAVYQIKKGNRATHEKLMKFAIILSVSFLAMYVAYHMTSDSTKFGGEGAIKYIYYFILLTHILLSIIVIPFVLITYVRAITNNIEKHKRIARITFPLWLYVAITGVIVYIMISPYY; from the coding sequence ATGAGTATAGAAAAAGAAATTATAGACGATAAAAAATACAATAAATTAATAGTAGTATTATCCGTATTAATACCAATTGTTGTAGCTATTTTGTTTGGGGTGAAAATTCCAAATGTTGAACCATTAACATTTTTACCACCAATTTATGCATCAATAAATGGAGTAACGGCATTGGTTTTAATGTTTGCTGTATATCAAATTAAAAAAGGAAATAGAGCTACACATGAAAAATTAATGAAGTTTGCCATTATACTTTCAGTATCATTCTTAGCGATGTATGTCGCTTACCATATGACTAGCGATTCTACTAAGTTTGGAGGCGAAGGCGCTATTAAATATATCTACTATTTTATATTGTTAACACACATTTTATTGTCGATCATTGTTATTCCATTTGTACTAATTACTTATGTTAGAGCGATTACGAATAATATTGAAAAACATAAAAGAATAGCAAGAATAACATTTCCGTTATGGTTATATGTCGCTATAACTGGAGTAATAGTTTATATAATGATTTCACCGTATTATTAA
- a CDS encoding ABC transporter ATP-binding protein — MLKINQLHKSYPIGDSSLHVLKGIDLQVEEGEMVAIMGSSGSGKSTLLNIIGMLDEADSGDYILDGLPIKDLTEKKAAVYRNKFLGFIFQSFNLINYKNALENVALPLYYQGMKRKERQEKALFHLEKVGLADWANHLPKELSGGQNQRVAIARALAANPKLLLADEPTGALDTKTSYEIMAFIQKLNDEGKTILMVTHEEDIANMCKRIVRLRDGVIMEDKKVEQVRAEQYV, encoded by the coding sequence ATGTTAAAAATTAATCAGCTGCACAAATCCTATCCAATAGGTGATTCTAGTTTACATGTTTTAAAAGGTATAGACCTTCAAGTTGAAGAAGGGGAAATGGTAGCAATCATGGGATCTTCGGGTTCAGGTAAATCTACATTACTTAATATAATAGGTATGTTAGACGAAGCCGATTCTGGCGATTATATACTAGATGGGTTACCTATAAAAGATCTTACCGAAAAAAAAGCAGCTGTATATAGAAACAAATTTTTAGGATTCATTTTCCAGTCTTTCAATCTTATCAATTATAAGAATGCTCTTGAAAATGTAGCACTACCTCTATACTATCAGGGAATGAAACGAAAAGAACGTCAGGAAAAAGCCTTGTTTCATTTAGAAAAGGTGGGCTTAGCAGACTGGGCGAATCATTTACCTAAAGAACTTTCTGGAGGTCAAAATCAGCGTGTTGCCATAGCTAGGGCCTTGGCAGCAAACCCTAAGCTGCTATTAGCAGATGAACCAACAGGAGCATTAGATACAAAAACGTCTTATGAAATCATGGCGTTTATCCAAAAGTTAAACGACGAAGGTAAAACCATTTTAATGGTAACACACGAAGAAGATATCGCTAATATGTGTAAACGTATAGTTCGTTTGCGAGATGGTGTTATAATGGAAGACAAAAAGGTAGAACAAGTAAGAGCAGAACAGTATGTTTGA
- a CDS encoding ABC transporter permease, protein MFDLDLWREIFQSINMNRTRSLLSGFTVTFAILLFAILFGISNGLQNTFAEAFKDDATNSIFINSGRTTKAHKGLQAGRAIKFRNKDFDYVKEEFGNKVEFITARLYRNVQASYRNEQSSYSLRAVHPDHQFLEKTMIKEGRYINQNDVKNKTKVVVIGRLVEEDLFTKTTALGKYINLSGIQYRVVGVFTDDGGDNEERLIYMPISTAQHIYGNNDYINQINLTYNPEMNYDQALAFGNQIKKKMKERFSVAKNDQRAIRVRNMAEASKNVQQFSFILGIIIFIIGSGTLIAGVVGISNIMIFIVKERTKEIGIRKALGASPRSIVSIILIECIIITTIAGYMGLLIGMGVLEWIGPSLKTYFIKDPSVSTSLVVGATITLIIAGTFAGYFPAKRASKIKPIVALRND, encoded by the coding sequence ATGTTTGATTTAGACCTCTGGCGGGAAATATTTCAAAGTATTAATATGAATAGAACCAGAAGTTTGCTGTCTGGTTTTACGGTAACATTTGCGATATTATTATTCGCCATTCTTTTTGGTATTTCAAATGGTCTACAAAATACATTTGCCGAGGCCTTTAAAGATGACGCTACAAATTCAATTTTTATAAACTCAGGTAGAACAACTAAAGCCCATAAAGGTTTGCAAGCAGGTAGGGCTATTAAGTTTAGAAATAAAGATTTTGATTATGTAAAAGAGGAATTTGGAAATAAAGTAGAGTTTATTACTGCTCGTCTTTATAGAAATGTTCAAGCATCATATCGAAATGAACAAAGTAGCTATAGTTTAAGGGCAGTCCATCCAGATCATCAGTTTTTAGAAAAAACCATGATAAAAGAGGGGCGATACATTAATCAAAATGATGTAAAAAACAAGACTAAAGTAGTTGTTATAGGTAGACTAGTAGAAGAAGATTTGTTTACAAAAACAACAGCTTTGGGTAAGTATATAAACCTTAGTGGAATTCAATATAGAGTTGTTGGTGTTTTTACAGATGACGGTGGTGATAATGAAGAACGTTTAATTTATATGCCAATTTCTACAGCACAGCATATTTATGGTAATAATGATTATATAAACCAAATAAATCTAACCTATAATCCGGAAATGAATTATGATCAGGCATTGGCTTTCGGAAACCAGATTAAGAAAAAAATGAAGGAGCGTTTTTCGGTAGCGAAAAATGATCAGCGGGCAATAAGAGTTCGAAATATGGCTGAAGCATCTAAGAATGTTCAACAATTCAGTTTTATTCTTGGTATTATTATTTTCATTATTGGTTCTGGAACACTTATAGCAGGTGTTGTGGGAATTAGCAATATTATGATCTTTATCGTAAAAGAACGTACTAAGGAAATTGGGATTCGGAAGGCATTAGGAGCATCTCCCAGGTCTATTGTTTCAATTATTTTAATAGAGTGTATTATCATAACTACAATTGCAGGGTACATGGGGCTATTAATTGGAATGGGGGTGCTGGAATGGATTGGGCCTAGTCTAAAAACATATTTTATAAAAGATCCTTCAGTGAGTACTAGTTTAGTAGTTGGGGCAACTATTACCTTAATAATTGCAGGAACCTTTGCGGGCTACTTTCCTGCAAAACGAGCATCAAAAATAAAACCCATTGTAGCATTAAGAAACGATTAA